The proteins below come from a single Limosilactobacillus reuteri genomic window:
- the nadE gene encoding ammonia-dependent NAD(+) synthetase, with the protein MRKYQEEIINALGVNSQIDPQAEVTKRIQFICDFLQTTKMKALVLGISGGQDSSLAGRLSQLAVEKLREETGDNEYQFIAVRLPYGEQADESDAMFAINDFIKPDKIMRVNIKAATDAMVVSLNEAGTPISDFNKGNIKARERMIVQYAIGGENKGAVVGTDHAAEAVTGFYTKFGDGGADITPLSGLDKRQGKALLQYLGAPAKLYDKTPTADLEEDKPMRPDEEALGVRYDEIDDYLEGREVSPAAAEKIEGWYRRTQHKRHLPIAPYDTWWK; encoded by the coding sequence GTGCGAAAGTATCAAGAAGAAATAATTAATGCATTAGGCGTTAACTCGCAAATTGATCCCCAAGCAGAAGTAACTAAACGTATCCAGTTCATCTGTGATTTTCTCCAAACCACTAAGATGAAGGCCCTGGTATTAGGAATTTCTGGCGGTCAAGATTCAAGTTTGGCGGGGCGGCTTTCACAATTGGCAGTCGAAAAACTGCGGGAAGAGACTGGCGACAATGAATACCAATTTATCGCAGTCCGGTTGCCATATGGTGAGCAAGCTGATGAGTCAGATGCAATGTTTGCAATTAATGACTTCATTAAACCTGATAAAATAATGCGGGTTAATATTAAGGCGGCTACTGATGCGATGGTAGTATCCTTAAACGAAGCCGGTACGCCAATTAGCGATTTTAATAAGGGAAACATTAAAGCCCGGGAACGAATGATTGTTCAATATGCTATTGGCGGAGAAAACAAAGGAGCCGTAGTGGGAACAGACCACGCCGCTGAAGCAGTAACTGGTTTTTATACTAAGTTTGGGGATGGTGGTGCAGATATTACGCCACTTTCTGGATTGGATAAGCGACAAGGAAAAGCCTTATTACAATACTTAGGAGCACCAGCAAAACTTTATGATAAAACACCAACCGCAGACTTGGAAGAAGACAAACCAATGCGTCCCGATGAAGAAGCGCTTGGTGTTCGCTATGATGAAATCGACGACTACTTAGAAGGTCGTGAAGTTTCGCCAGCAGCTGCTGAAAAAATTGAAGGCTGGTATCGTCGAACCCAACATAAGCGTCACTTGCCGATTGCTCCATATGATACTTGGTGGAAGTAA
- a CDS encoding glycoside hydrolase family 2 TIM barrel-domain containing protein yields the protein MDADIKWLDEPETFRVNQLPAHSDHYYYGNYDEWRHNNSRFAQNLDGQWQFNFAENPREREEDFYKTDYDSSSFGTIEVPSEIELNNYAQNNYINTLIPWEGKIYRRPAYALSPDDAQEGSFSDGDDNTVGEYLKHFDLDPSLRGKQVRIRFDGVERAMYVWLNGHFIGYAEDSFTPSEFDLTPYIQDEGNVLAVEVFKHSTASWIEDQDMFRFSGIFRSVNLLAQPLVHVEDLNIRPIVTDNYQDGIFNVDLQLHGEKTGNVNVRVIDNDGNTLVNETHPVDSTVEVRDQFLENVHLWDNHDPYLYQLLIEICDDEGNLVELVPYRFGFRRIEINKDHVVLLNGQRLIINGVNRHEWNAKRGRAITMDDMTSDIQTFKENNINAVRTCHYPDQIPWYYLCDDNGIYMMAENNLESHATWQKMGAIEPSYNVPGSVPQWRDVVVDRARTNYETFKNHPSILFWSLGNESYAGDNIVKMNEFYKKHDDSRLVHYEGVCHTPEYRDRISDVESWMYLPPKEVEEYLKNNPDKPFMECEYMHDMGNSDGGMGSYISLLDKYPQYFGGFIWDFIDQALLIKDPVSGQEVMRYGGDFDDRHSDYEFSGDGLMFADRTPKPAMQEVRYYYGLHK from the coding sequence ATGGATGCAGATATCAAATGGCTTGATGAACCGGAAACATTCCGCGTTAATCAATTACCAGCTCATAGTGACCATTATTATTACGGTAACTATGATGAATGGCGGCATAATAATAGTCGTTTTGCGCAAAACTTGGATGGGCAATGGCAATTTAACTTTGCTGAAAACCCGCGTGAACGCGAAGAAGATTTTTATAAGACAGATTACGATAGCAGCAGCTTTGGAACAATCGAAGTTCCTAGTGAGATTGAACTAAATAATTACGCCCAAAATAATTACATTAACACTTTGATTCCGTGGGAAGGTAAGATTTACCGTCGTCCTGCATATGCCCTTAGTCCTGATGATGCGCAAGAAGGATCGTTTAGTGATGGGGATGATAATACTGTTGGCGAATACTTAAAACATTTTGACCTTGATCCTTCCTTACGGGGAAAGCAGGTTCGCATCCGGTTTGACGGTGTCGAGCGTGCCATGTATGTTTGGCTTAATGGTCACTTTATTGGTTACGCTGAAGACAGTTTTACCCCCTCTGAATTTGACCTGACTCCTTACATTCAAGATGAAGGTAATGTTTTGGCTGTGGAAGTTTTCAAGCATAGTACCGCCTCGTGGATTGAGGATCAAGATATGTTCCGTTTTTCTGGAATTTTCCGGAGTGTAAACCTATTAGCCCAACCACTTGTTCATGTTGAAGACCTTAATATTCGGCCAATTGTTACTGATAATTATCAGGACGGTATTTTTAATGTTGACCTTCAACTTCACGGTGAAAAGACCGGGAACGTTAATGTGCGGGTTATCGACAATGATGGTAATACGCTCGTCAATGAAACACACCCTGTTGACTCCACGGTAGAAGTTCGGGATCAATTTTTAGAAAATGTTCACTTATGGGATAACCACGATCCTTACCTCTATCAATTGTTGATTGAAATTTGTGATGACGAAGGTAATTTGGTCGAACTCGTTCCATACCGCTTTGGTTTTCGTCGAATTGAAATTAATAAAGATCATGTTGTCTTATTGAATGGTCAACGGCTAATTATCAATGGTGTTAACCGTCACGAATGGAATGCTAAACGTGGCCGTGCGATCACGATGGATGATATGACGAGTGATATTCAAACCTTTAAGGAAAATAATATTAATGCCGTTCGGACGTGTCACTATCCAGACCAAATTCCGTGGTATTACCTTTGTGATGATAACGGAATTTACATGATGGCCGAAAATAATCTGGAATCCCACGCTACCTGGCAGAAGATGGGAGCAATTGAACCATCATATAACGTCCCTGGTTCAGTTCCTCAATGGCGTGACGTAGTAGTAGATCGGGCACGGACTAACTATGAAACATTTAAGAACCACCCGTCGATTTTATTCTGGTCTTTAGGTAATGAATCATATGCTGGCGATAATATTGTCAAAATGAATGAATTCTATAAGAAGCATGATGACAGTCGGCTTGTTCACTATGAAGGAGTTTGTCATACTCCTGAATACCGTGATCGGATCTCAGACGTTGAAAGCTGGATGTACTTACCACCTAAAGAAGTTGAGGAGTACTTGAAGAACAATCCAGACAAGCCATTTATGGAATGTGAGTACATGCATGATATGGGGAACTCTGATGGTGGAATGGGTTCGTACATTTCTTTACTTGATAAATACCCACAATACTTTGGTGGCTTCATTTGGGACTTTATTGATCAAGCCCTCCTTATTAAGGATCCGGTAAGTGGGCAAGAAGTGATGCGCTATGGTGGTGATTTCGATGATCGTCACTCAGATTACGAATTCTCGGGAGATGGCTTGATGTTTGCTGATCGGACACCAAAGCCAGCAATGCAGGAGGTAAGATACTACTATGGCTTACACAAATAA
- a CDS encoding 2,3-bisphosphoglycerate-dependent phosphoglycerate mutase has product MAELVIVRHGQSQANRDNIFTGWTDVLLTPKGIEQGELVGKELLRLGIQFSDAYTSYMERAIMTTNIILEEINQLYIPVHKTWRLNERHYGALSGRNKDEVKKEIGAEQLHKWRRGFKDLPPQLKERQHDRRYDRLGVKIPLSESLEMTLQRLLPYWQDHIAPRLIDGHNQLIVAHGSSLRALIKYLDGISDDAIDKVEVPNGKPILYRFDDHLNVIKKTFITMDGEIDDNTRISK; this is encoded by the coding sequence ATGGCAGAATTAGTAATTGTACGTCATGGGCAAAGTCAAGCTAACCGTGATAATATTTTTACTGGCTGGACTGATGTTCTGTTGACTCCTAAAGGAATTGAACAGGGTGAATTAGTCGGCAAGGAATTGCTAAGACTGGGTATCCAATTTAGTGATGCGTATACGTCTTACATGGAACGGGCAATCATGACGACTAATATTATCCTAGAAGAAATTAATCAGTTATATATTCCTGTCCATAAAACGTGGCGACTAAACGAACGTCATTATGGAGCATTGAGTGGCCGGAACAAAGATGAAGTGAAGAAAGAGATTGGTGCAGAACAGCTTCATAAATGGCGGCGTGGTTTTAAAGATTTACCACCACAATTAAAAGAACGTCAGCATGATCGCCGCTATGATCGCTTAGGAGTTAAGATTCCGCTTAGTGAGAGTTTAGAAATGACGCTCCAACGACTCCTACCATATTGGCAAGACCATATTGCGCCTCGTTTAATTGACGGACACAATCAGTTAATTGTGGCCCATGGTAGTTCTTTGCGGGCCCTAATTAAATATTTAGATGGTATTTCAGATGATGCTATTGATAAAGTGGAAGTTCCAAATGGCAAGCCAATTTTATATCGCTTTGATGATCATCTTAATGTCATTAAAAAGACTTTTATAACAATGGATGGTGAAATTGATGACAATACACGAATTAGCAAATAA
- a CDS encoding amino acid ABC transporter permease, with translation MWEIIKTSLPQLLAAGFKYTIPLAIISFFFGLIIALVTALIRLSRQRGAFMILKWIASLYVWLFRSTPLLVQLFIVFFGLPYLRIKGVLPHGIKLEPFTAGIITFSLNTGAYASETIRAAISSVPTGQWEAGAAIGMTRLQILWRIILPQALRVALPPLSNSFISLVKDTSLAASITIMEMFAVSQQIAAENYQPLLMYTLVAMVYAVFTTVLSYFQGYLERVVDRQVNANNR, from the coding sequence ATGTGGGAAATTATCAAGACATCTTTACCACAACTCTTAGCAGCGGGATTTAAATATACGATTCCGTTAGCGATTATTTCATTTTTCTTTGGACTGATTATTGCACTAGTAACAGCTTTAATTCGTCTTTCTCGTCAACGTGGTGCATTCATGATTCTTAAATGGATTGCTAGTCTTTATGTCTGGCTTTTTCGGTCAACACCGCTGTTGGTTCAATTATTTATTGTATTCTTTGGACTGCCATATCTGAGAATTAAGGGAGTCCTGCCGCATGGAATAAAATTAGAACCATTTACAGCCGGCATTATTACATTTTCACTTAATACCGGTGCTTATGCTTCCGAAACAATTCGGGCAGCGATCAGTTCAGTTCCAACTGGGCAATGGGAAGCGGGCGCAGCAATCGGAATGACGCGGTTGCAAATCTTATGGCGAATTATTTTACCACAAGCCTTAAGAGTAGCTTTACCGCCCTTATCAAACAGTTTTATAAGTTTGGTCAAGGACACCTCATTGGCTGCTTCAATTACAATTATGGAAATGTTTGCTGTTAGTCAACAGATTGCGGCCGAAAACTATCAACCATTACTTATGTATACTTTAGTAGCTATGGTTTATGCGGTCTTTACGACAGTTTTATCCTATTTCCAAGGGTATCTTGAGCGGGTAGTAGACCGTCAAGTAAATGCAAATAATAGGTGA
- a CDS encoding SprT family protein: protein MTNAELQQLTEQWSKEYFGREFTHKVFFNKRLKTTGGRYHLSDHHIDINLLMYTEFDLHNLRQVVLHELCHYHLHLLGMDYHHRSREFKTLLAQVGGSRYAPPTSKRKTNSKKKWHYICTGCGVEFARQRRFNTQRYICRRCGHKFILKN from the coding sequence ATGACTAATGCTGAATTACAACAATTGACCGAACAGTGGTCGAAAGAATACTTTGGGCGCGAATTTACGCACAAGGTATTTTTTAATAAGCGGTTAAAAACAACTGGTGGACGCTATCATTTAAGTGACCATCATATTGATATCAACCTGTTAATGTATACTGAGTTTGATCTTCATAATCTGCGCCAAGTGGTCCTTCATGAATTGTGCCATTATCATTTACATCTGTTAGGAATGGATTATCACCATCGCAGTAGAGAATTTAAGACTTTACTAGCACAGGTGGGAGGATCAAGATATGCGCCACCGACTAGTAAAAGAAAGACAAATTCTAAGAAAAAATGGCATTATATATGTACCGGTTGTGGTGTTGAATTCGCACGACAACGGCGTTTTAACACCCAAAGATATATTTGTCGACGATGTGGTCACAAATTTATTTTAAAAAATTGA
- a CDS encoding alpha/beta hydrolase: MTIHELANNPTLSGQVRLIENIVYGAMDGEALHMSILAPWTQRFPKQYQTEPRPLIVFVQGSSWRTPKMGEEIPQLVQFVRAGYIVATVQHRSSIDGHPFPAFLQDVKTAIRFLRANAQKYAIDPQQVAIWGTSSGANAAMLVGLTGDDPRYKVDLYQDESDAVDAVVSCFAPMDVEKTFEYDANVPGNKLLQYCLLGPDVSKWPEIEKQMSPLYQVKDGQNYPPFLLFHGDADKVVPYEQMEKMYMRLKDNGNSVEAYRVKGANHERDFWSPTIYNIVQKFLDDQFK; encoded by the coding sequence ATGACAATACACGAATTAGCAAATAACCCAACATTAAGCGGTCAAGTACGCTTGATTGAAAATATTGTTTATGGTGCAATGGATGGGGAGGCATTACATATGTCGATCTTAGCACCGTGGACGCAACGTTTTCCGAAACAATATCAAACTGAACCACGGCCATTGATTGTTTTTGTTCAAGGAAGCTCGTGGCGAACACCAAAAATGGGAGAAGAAATTCCACAACTGGTTCAATTTGTTCGGGCCGGTTATATTGTAGCGACTGTTCAACACCGTAGTTCAATTGATGGTCACCCATTTCCTGCGTTTTTGCAAGATGTTAAGACAGCCATTCGTTTCTTACGGGCCAATGCGCAAAAATATGCAATTGATCCGCAACAGGTTGCAATTTGGGGTACTTCCTCTGGAGCCAATGCGGCAATGCTAGTCGGCTTAACGGGTGATGATCCGCGCTATAAAGTTGACCTTTATCAAGACGAATCGGATGCAGTAGATGCGGTGGTTAGTTGTTTTGCACCAATGGACGTGGAGAAGACGTTTGAGTATGATGCTAATGTTCCAGGAAATAAGTTACTGCAATATTGCTTATTGGGGCCTGATGTATCAAAGTGGCCAGAAATTGAAAAGCAAATGAGTCCCCTATATCAAGTCAAAGATGGGCAAAACTATCCACCATTTTTATTGTTCCACGGAGATGCTGATAAAGTTGTTCCATATGAACAAATGGAAAAAATGTATATGCGGTTGAAGGATAATGGAAATTCTGTTGAAGCGTACCGGGTTAAGGGTGCGAACCATGAACGAGATTTCTGGAGTCCAACAATTTATAACATTGTGCAGAAGTTTCTTGACGATCAATTTAAATAA
- a CDS encoding Tex family protein yields MEEETLQLVSKQLPDIRPQQIKAALGLMDEGNTIPFIARYRKEMTGTLDEVQLQAIRDEYHRVTTLRERQATVINKIKELGKLTPALEKQINSATELQEVEDLYLPYKQKRQTKAQQAREHGLAPLANWLLSYPDDDLSAKAQEFINDDVPDAESALTGAHEILAEAISEMATVRSWLRNYTAQHGQLETSVKRDGEERDELGTYKQYYEFTSPVQKLNSYQILAFNRGEKEGIINVKITLDEEPVMNYLRFRLIKTSKKNDATAFIEEAYKDAYKRFLGPAIERELRRQLTEGADEQAIKVFGENLYHLLMQAPIKGKVVLGFDPAYRTGCKLAVLDENGKFLTKAVIYPHKPAPEKQRAAAEGEFIDLLEKYHVEMIAIGNGTASRESEQFVAEALKKIKRPIYYVIVNEAGASVYSASKEARDEFPDLHVEQRSAISIGRRLQDPLAELVKIDPQAVGVGQYQHDLPKKELSGELETIVERAVNRVGVNLNTASYQLLTRISGLNKTIAKNIVTYRDENGRYTNRTQLKKVPRLGPKAYQQSVGFLRIIGGENPLDNTDVHPESYQVAEKIIQAAGINVDELGTPSADDKLKKIDVKQFTDDQVGTETVTDIISSLQKPGRDLRDSMPAPLLRHDVMTIEDLKPGMKLQGTVRNVVDFGVFVDIGVKHDGLVHVSKMSKQFIRDPRAMVAVGDIVDVWIDDVDLKRQRIQLTMLEPETVTND; encoded by the coding sequence ATGGAAGAGGAAACACTTCAGCTTGTTAGCAAACAATTGCCAGATATTCGCCCTCAACAAATTAAAGCGGCCCTCGGATTAATGGATGAGGGAAATACGATTCCTTTTATTGCCCGTTACCGTAAGGAAATGACGGGCACGCTTGATGAAGTTCAATTGCAAGCGATCCGGGATGAATATCACCGGGTAACGACATTACGGGAACGTCAAGCAACAGTTATCAATAAAATTAAAGAGCTAGGTAAGCTAACACCGGCGCTCGAAAAGCAAATTAACAGTGCAACTGAATTGCAAGAAGTAGAAGACCTTTACTTGCCATATAAGCAAAAGCGGCAGACAAAGGCCCAACAAGCTCGTGAACATGGCTTAGCACCGTTAGCAAATTGGCTGCTATCTTATCCTGATGATGATTTAAGTGCGAAGGCGCAAGAGTTTATTAACGATGATGTTCCTGATGCTGAAAGTGCATTAACAGGCGCCCATGAAATTTTGGCTGAAGCAATTAGTGAAATGGCCACGGTACGAAGCTGGTTGCGAAATTATACTGCTCAACATGGTCAATTAGAGACAAGCGTAAAACGTGATGGTGAAGAAAGGGATGAACTGGGGACTTACAAGCAGTACTATGAGTTCACTAGTCCAGTTCAGAAATTGAATTCTTATCAAATCTTGGCTTTTAACCGCGGAGAAAAAGAAGGGATTATTAACGTCAAAATCACTTTAGATGAAGAACCAGTGATGAATTACCTTCGTTTCCGTTTGATTAAAACTAGCAAGAAAAATGATGCGACTGCCTTTATTGAGGAAGCTTACAAGGATGCTTACAAGCGTTTCTTGGGTCCAGCAATTGAACGGGAACTGCGGCGACAATTAACAGAGGGCGCTGATGAACAAGCGATTAAGGTCTTTGGTGAAAATCTCTATCATTTATTGATGCAAGCACCAATCAAGGGAAAAGTTGTATTGGGCTTCGATCCTGCCTACCGAACAGGCTGTAAATTGGCGGTTCTTGATGAAAATGGGAAGTTCTTAACCAAAGCGGTTATTTATCCGCATAAGCCAGCGCCAGAAAAGCAACGAGCCGCAGCGGAAGGCGAATTTATTGATTTGCTAGAGAAGTATCATGTTGAAATGATTGCGATCGGTAACGGGACAGCTAGCCGGGAATCAGAACAATTTGTTGCGGAAGCTCTTAAAAAGATCAAACGGCCAATCTATTATGTCATCGTAAATGAAGCTGGTGCCTCTGTTTACTCTGCAAGTAAGGAAGCGCGTGATGAATTTCCTGACTTGCATGTTGAACAGCGAAGTGCAATTAGTATCGGTCGTCGTTTGCAAGATCCACTTGCCGAATTAGTCAAGATTGATCCTCAAGCGGTTGGGGTTGGACAATACCAGCATGATTTGCCGAAGAAAGAATTGAGTGGGGAACTGGAAACGATTGTTGAACGGGCGGTAAACCGGGTTGGAGTTAACCTCAATACAGCTAGTTACCAATTGTTGACGCGGATTTCCGGGCTTAATAAAACAATTGCTAAAAACATTGTTACCTATCGAGATGAAAATGGCCGCTACACAAACCGGACACAGTTAAAGAAAGTGCCACGGTTAGGACCTAAAGCTTATCAACAATCTGTTGGTTTCTTACGGATTATTGGTGGCGAAAATCCATTAGATAACACCGATGTTCACCCAGAAAGTTATCAGGTGGCGGAAAAGATTATTCAAGCGGCAGGAATTAATGTCGATGAGTTGGGAACGCCAAGTGCTGATGATAAGTTAAAGAAAATTGATGTTAAGCAGTTTACGGATGATCAAGTCGGGACTGAAACCGTTACTGATATTATTTCTTCCTTGCAAAAGCCAGGCCGTGACCTGCGTGATTCAATGCCTGCTCCATTATTACGCCATGATGTAATGACGATTGAAGACCTTAAGCCGGGGATGAAACTTCAAGGAACTGTCCGGAATGTTGTCGACTTTGGAGTCTTTGTTGATATCGGTGTCAAACATGATGGGTTAGTTCATGTTTCAAAGATGAGTAAGCAGTTCATTCGTGATCCGCGGGCAATGGTAGCCGTTGGTGATATTGTGGACGTGTGGATTGATGATGTCGACTTGAAGCGTCAGCGGATTCAATTAACGATGCTTGAACCGGAGACAGTCACAAATGACTAA
- a CDS encoding beta-galactosidase small subunit, whose translation MAYTNKLRVIYGDATLGLSGDGFHYIFSYERGGLESLKLNGKEWLYREPMPTFWRATTDNDRGSGFNIRSAQWLAADTFHKCVGIDLTVDNQHFAELPIAPITNEFSDPVSAENVKIKYTFETLTVPATQVTVTYEVNGQGEIKVTMHYYGHKDLPGLPVVGMRFIMPTVATGFDYQGLSGETYPDRMAGATEGTFHVDGLPVTKYLVPQENGMHMDTHALTITRDSTQNNADHSREPFSLTIKQDEQPFAFSCLPYTAEELENATHIEELPLARRTVLVIAGAVRGVGGIDSWGADVEEQYHIPADRDVEFSFVLNTK comes from the coding sequence ATGGCTTACACAAATAAATTACGCGTGATATATGGTGATGCGACATTAGGACTTAGTGGTGACGGCTTTCATTATATTTTTAGCTATGAGCGTGGTGGACTAGAATCGCTTAAGCTAAACGGTAAAGAATGGCTATATCGTGAACCAATGCCGACGTTTTGGCGGGCAACCACTGATAATGACCGAGGAAGCGGCTTTAATATTCGGTCTGCTCAGTGGTTAGCAGCGGACACTTTTCATAAGTGTGTTGGGATTGACCTGACAGTTGATAATCAACACTTTGCCGAATTACCTATTGCGCCGATAACCAATGAATTTAGTGATCCGGTATCTGCTGAGAATGTCAAGATTAAGTATACTTTTGAGACGCTAACAGTTCCGGCTACGCAAGTCACTGTAACTTATGAGGTTAACGGACAAGGTGAGATTAAAGTGACAATGCACTACTACGGTCATAAAGACTTACCTGGTCTGCCAGTAGTAGGAATGCGTTTTATCATGCCAACCGTTGCTACCGGCTTTGACTATCAAGGATTATCCGGTGAAACTTACCCGGACCGGATGGCAGGAGCGACTGAGGGTACCTTCCATGTTGACGGCTTACCAGTTACTAAGTATCTAGTCCCTCAGGAAAATGGAATGCACATGGATACTCATGCATTAACAATTACCCGCGATTCAACCCAAAATAATGCTGATCATTCTCGGGAACCATTTAGCTTAACTATTAAACAAGACGAGCAACCATTTGCCTTCAGTTGTTTACCATATACAGCGGAGGAATTAGAAAATGCAACACACATCGAAGAGCTCCCACTCGCACGACGAACTGTTCTCGTTATTGCGGGGGCCGTTCGAGGTGTTGGGGGAATTGATAGCTGGGGAGCAGATGTTGAAGAACAGTATCATATTCCTGCCGACCGTGATGTTGAGTTTTCGTTTGTATTGAATACAAAATAA
- a CDS encoding trans-sulfuration enzyme family protein: MKFNTQLIHGGNSEDPTTGAVSTPIYRSSTFHQHVLGGEPKWEYSRTGNPTRASLEKLIAELEHGTAGFAFASGSAAIHATFSLFSQGDHFVVGSDVYGGTFRLINKVLKRFGLEFTVVDMQDLEAVENAIQDNTVAVYFETPTNPLLQIADIKAIADIAKKHGIKTIVDNTFATPYNQQPLTLGADIVVHSATKYLGGHSDVVAGLAVTNDDEIAEQLAFLQNSIGSTLGPDDSWLLQRGMKTLGARMRAHQENANEVINFLQSDDHIGKIYYPGLKDFPGHEIAAKQMRNFGAMISFELKDGLDAKKFVESLQLIDLAESLGGIESLIEVPAVMTHGSIPREIRLENGIKDELIRLSVGIEDPEDIIADLQQALKKLD; the protein is encoded by the coding sequence ATGAAATTCAATACACAATTAATTCATGGCGGTAATAGTGAAGATCCAACCACTGGTGCGGTCTCAACACCGATTTACCGTTCATCAACATTCCATCAACATGTTCTTGGCGGTGAACCTAAATGGGAATATTCTCGAACAGGAAATCCAACACGTGCATCTCTTGAAAAATTAATCGCAGAGCTTGAACATGGGACAGCCGGCTTTGCATTTGCTTCTGGATCTGCTGCTATTCATGCTACTTTTTCTTTATTCTCTCAAGGCGATCATTTTGTAGTTGGTAGTGATGTATACGGGGGAACATTCCGGTTAATCAACAAGGTATTAAAACGCTTTGGCCTTGAATTTACTGTTGTTGACATGCAAGACCTTGAAGCAGTCGAAAATGCAATTCAAGATAATACCGTTGCAGTTTATTTTGAAACGCCAACTAATCCGCTCTTGCAAATCGCTGATATTAAAGCAATTGCTGATATCGCAAAAAAGCATGGAATAAAGACAATTGTTGATAATACCTTTGCTACCCCTTATAACCAACAACCGTTAACTCTTGGGGCAGATATTGTTGTTCACTCCGCAACCAAATATTTAGGCGGTCATAGTGATGTTGTTGCCGGATTAGCAGTTACTAACGATGATGAGATTGCTGAACAATTAGCATTCCTGCAAAACTCAATCGGTAGTACACTTGGCCCTGATGATAGTTGGCTATTACAACGGGGAATGAAAACTCTCGGTGCGCGGATGCGAGCTCACCAAGAAAATGCGAATGAAGTTATTAATTTCCTCCAAAGCGATGACCATATTGGAAAAATTTATTATCCAGGCTTAAAAGATTTTCCTGGTCATGAGATTGCGGCTAAGCAAATGCGGAACTTTGGAGCAATGATCTCCTTTGAACTTAAGGATGGTTTAGATGCGAAGAAGTTTGTTGAAAGTCTACAATTAATTGATCTTGCCGAAAGTTTGGGAGGAATTGAAAGTTTGATTGAAGTTCCAGCTGTCATGACCCATGGATCTATTCCCCGGGAAATAAGATTAGAAAACGGAATTAAGGATGAGTTGATTCGTCTTTCAGTGGGAATTGAGGACCCTGAAGATATTATTGCTGACTTGCAACAAGCACTTAAAAAATTAGATTAA